A stretch of DNA from Paenibacillus sp. FSL W8-0186:
AAGACAGATAAATCCGTAAATTGCAAAAAAACTTCCACAGGGACACGTATTTTATTTTTTAATTGCTCCGCAAACATTTGCGAAGAAACCAAAACCATATCATATTGTTCGAATTCCTCAATGCTAATATCATCAGGGTGCGATATATTCCACATAATATTAAAATGCCCGGGTTTAACCTTATAACGGGAGAGACCACGAAAATGAATGACTATATCATCTTGCGAATCTTCTCCTAAATCCCATTCAGGCAGAATTTGAATATGGCATTTATGCCCGTTTCTAATTAGCTCATCAGATAAACTTTTTGCTAAATAATAATCGCCCCACTTTTTTAATTGTGATCGTGTGGGAACTCCAATTTTAATACAAAAATTATATTTTACCATTGTATTCTCCATTCAATTGCTAGGTAGACCTTTGTAGTAAAAAGGTATTTTTAGCTTTGAGCATCCATAGGAGTTTTAAGAGAGACACCTTTATATAACTCAAGATATTCTTTAGACATATCTTTTGCAGTCTTTATATGAACCTTTTTTAACCTATCTAACATTCTATCGTACCCGTCATGATCAATTGATAACTCTATAATTTTCTTGTATGACTCATTAGGATTCCTATAATCGATGAACCAACCACAACCTGTTTCGTTTACTCGCTCTTCTACAGCGCCAAGTTTTGTGGCTAAAACAGGTATTTCACACTGCCAAGCCTCAGTAAGCGTATGGCAATATGTTTCAGGCCAAATTGAAAAAATACCAATAAAAGAAGGTTTTATAGCCTTGACCCTATCATAAAATTCATGACGATGATATGATCCATGATCTATTCCATATTCTTTTAATGAGGATTGTATATTTCCAAGAAAATGAAATTCAAGCCTATTTTCTGTATCAATATTTTTAAGATCTTTAATAAATTCCGAGCCTTTATTTAAACCAATATTCCCAGGTATTAATATTTTGATAGGCTTTCCTTTGACTGGTCGCTCGTGAAATGTTTCATTCCGAGTAAATTCAACTAAATCATCTCTGCCATGTTCAATTACTCTAAAATCATACTCTTTTAGCATTGGAAATGTAGTAGTGTATACGTCTTTTGTACTCTTAGAAGTCGTAACAAAGGCATCGCAGACTTTGAACATTTCCTGTACCAATCCCCTCCACACTAATACCCAGTTATGCTTCAATGTTGGCGGGTTGGGAATCCAGGAACTTGGCGGAGAACAAACGCCCGTTCCCTCTGTACAACGACCTCCGCAATAATTATTATTATTGTCCAGTAGATGAATAGTAGGGCAAACATAATAAAAATCATGAAAAGAGAGTATCAACTTTCTACCTAGCCTATTCGCCAAATAAGCAATGTCAAAGGTATGCGCTAATAAATGTCTAATATGCACAAGCGATATATTCCATTTCAATAATACCTCAAAATAAATTTCTGAAAAATCATCGCGGGAAGTATGCGTTACTTCCCATTCTTCTTTTAGATCCCAAGTATTTAGTACTTGAAAAGATTTATCTTTAAATTTATATAGCGTTAAGCTCCTCTTATTGGAAATAAGAACAAAGCACTCGTATTCGGATTCGACATAAGTCATCAGATCTTTGTTTGTATTAGGTGTACCACCGGATCCATCGTGAAGGACATACAACACCTTCTTTGTTGTTTTTTCAAATTTTAAGTCTTCGTCTTTTAAGTGAAATTTAACATTATTACGTATTTTCAATAGTTTTTCAGATTCGAACGCTTCCTTTACCATTGCTGTATATTCGGGATGTAATTCGTTTAACACAGCCCTGTTTCTTTTAATAAGTTCCTTTTTCTCTTCAGAAAATGAAGCACTCCGTTTATGATAAATATAAGTCGCATCATCAATAATATGCTTCCATCCCGCTTTAAGGGCCCTCATACAAAAATCATTTTCTTCTCCATAACCACGTTTAAAACGTATCGAATCCATTAACCCAATTGAATTAATAAGTTCCCGTTTTATATAAATACAAAAACCATTCCCAGTAGGTACGATTGGGTACACTCTTTCTGATACGTCTTCAACTAACTTAGCCATTCCATCGATTCCAAGTGTTTTTGGTATTTCATTAACCTCACCAGCACTCGGTACTGAGAAAGCTCCTGCTGCATTTGAAAGTGGAGTGACAGTACCTACTCTTTTAATAGAATATGCTGCATATTTTAATTTCTCTAACCAACCAGCTGTGACTATTGTGTCACTGTTCAATAAAATTACATCTGAGGTGCTATTCCTCATTCCAATATTAACACTTTCGACATAGCCTAAATTAGTTTCATTATTAATGATTAGATAATTCGGCAACTTTGTTTTAGTCTCTAGAAATTGTTCTATTCTCGGATCCGTACTACAGTCATTTACAATTATTATTTTATAAGGCAGCACGGTATGTCTCTCTATACTTTCAATACAATTAATAAAATCATCCGCTGCATTGTACACAGGAACAATTATTGAAGTAAACAATTGATTAAAAAAAGACTCCATTGTCCCCTGATTTGAAGACTCTACTAATTCATTGTTACTAGTTACCTTTTTAGGCTCAACCATTTGCCTGGTGGATTCCACTTTAGGAATATTTTGTTCTATAGCAGTATTTCCATTCCTCTTTTTTCTTGCCCTTGCCACAAGCTTAAACAAGCTGCCTGGCAATCTAATAAACTTGCTCGGGCTAGTTATTGAATTTATTAATATATCTCCCAACTGATATCTAATAGAGTTAAGATGAACATTTGAAGCTCGATTTGCTGCCTGGACACGTTGTTCCAATTGCTTTTTCTCTGTGTGGGCATTAATTTTAAACGTGCTTAATTCTTTTTCCATTTCCTTAAGTTTATTAGTAAGATGGTTATTTTGTTGATCAAATTCATTATTCTCTAATATTTGTTTCTTCAAATTGCTAACTTCATTTTTTAATTCTAAATTGTTCTCGAACAGCTTATGCTTGTTCTCGGTTAGTTTCTTATTATCCTTTTGCAGTGACGTAATTTCATCTAATAGATGTCGGATATGAATTTGTATGGATTCAATATCATTGTTTTCAGAAGATGGAACACTTAATTGGCGACTGATTTCATTCAGTTTAATCACAAGCTGCTTATTATCTCTTTTAAGCTTTTCCTTTTCTTTCTTTGCCGTATTCAACTTAATGCTCTGTTCAATCCGCTCCATTTCCAGAGCAGTAATTAATTTTGAAGAAATTAATATATTTTGTTCATTAATAAATTCAATTAACTCTTTATACTCACTATGAACAAGTATTCCTAGGCCATTGAATCCCGAAAATAAAAAAAACTCAAACTCCATATCCGACTGGTCTATAAAATCTTCTACTGCAGTCAAAACGCCATTCTTCGGATTATTCTCATAAATGGCGTTGAATAAGTGTTCATTAATTCCATTCTCATCAGTTAAGGAATGACAAGTTGGACTAATACCTGCCTTTTTATAGGGCTGACGAAAAATTGGAGGGATGTTTTCTGGATTATAGTACAGATCCCTTCTTGCATAGGGCCAGCCAACATCATGAATAAAAACAATTGGGAAGTGTTCCTTGAAATTATGTTCAAGAATTTTCAACTCATTGAAGACCGTATACCAGTTATGATCCCCATCAATTAATATTGCTTCAAACGCATCTATGTTAGGAAGGACAGACAAGCTCAAATCTTTAAATAGCTTGAAACTAGCCCCGTATTTATCCATAAGTAAATTTTCATCGAATTTTGGAAAGGGATCAATGGCATACAATATACCATCTTTTTTTTGACAATACTCAGCTAATTTCCAAGTATTATCTCCATATAAACATCCAATTTCAACGATATTTGATACTTGCTGCTTTTCCAAGACTGGTTTAATTACGCTATCCCAGTATCTATGCATGAATTCTCTCCTCCAACTCAATCTTGATTCTTGAATTTCTCTAAAACTTCTACAGTTTCACCAATCATTTTAAGCTCGCCCTTTTCCAACCATAAGGTTCGATTGCACAATTTTTCAATCTCGCCAAGCGAGTGCGAAACAAAAAGCACCGTCGTACCCCCACCCAACAATTCCTGCATGCGAACTTGACACTTCTGTTGAAACTTAAAATCGCCTACAGATAATACTTCATCAACAATTAGAACATCCGGATTTATGCAGGTAGCTATTGAAAACCCCAGCCTTGCTTTCATACCTGAAGAGTAATTCTTAATAGGAACGTCAATAAACTCTCCCAACTCTGCAAATTCAATAATTGCAGCCTCTTGTTCTTTCATGAACTTATTAGAATGCCCAAGAAGAGAACCGTTCAGGTAGATGTTTTCTCTACCCGTTAGATGCTCGTCAAAGCCCGCTCCAAGCTCTATAAGAGGAGCCATTCTCCCGTTAACCTTAATACTCCCTACAGTAGGCTTCAGAATACCTGCTACAATTTTCAACAAGGTGCTTTTGCCTGCGCCATTCAATCCAATGACTCCCATGATTTCTCCCTTGTTAACTTGGAAAGAAACATTACTTAGTGCCTTGTATTCCTTATACTGCAGTTCCTGCTTAACCATCTTAACGAAGTATTCTTTTATGGAATCAACTTTTTCCTTGTACATCCGATAGGTCATTGAAATATCAGCCACATCTATTACTATATGATCACTATTCATAGTTTCCCTCGTATTTCCTCAAAGATATAATATAAAGTCGTTCTGTTTTTTCTGGAAAACAAAAAGTCCTAGTGCTAGCGACAACAATGATACTCCCATACATATCAAATGAGTGTTCAAATCGCCAAAATTTCCGTTCAATACGATATCTCGGAATAAGCTAATGTAGTAATACATAGGATTGGCCTCAATAATGGCCCTATATTTATCAGGAATAATATCAATCGGATAAATAATCGGGGTTAAGTACATCCATGCTGTAGTGACTACGCCATATAGATGATTTAAATCTTTAAAGAACACAGCATATGCCGATAACAAAAGTCCAAAACCAACAGCAAATACAAATAAGTATATTATAGGTATTGGAAAAAGGAGAACAGTCCAAGACCAGTCTATATTAGAAACCATCATAATCACGAATAGTATAATTAATGTAAAAGCTAAATTAATTAAAGAGAAAATAGATTTAGATAGCGGGAACAAGTACCTTGGTACGTAAATTTTCCTAATTAAAGCGGCATTCCCGTTAATCGCCCTCATTGCCGAACTTGTTGATTCTGAGAAAAAGTCAAACATCAGTTTCCCTGTTAACAGATATAAAATGTAGTTTGGAATATGGCGGTTAAACAATGTCGAAAAAACGATTGATAGCACCATTATCATTAACAGAGGATTCAGCAGGCTCCATAAAACACCAAGTCTCGACCTTCTGTATTTGAATTTAAAGTCTTTCTTCACTAATTCTTTAAGAAAATGCCTATACTTCAGAAAGTTATTAACGTAGCTTCTCATGAGCTTCTCATACCTCATCATTTCATTGAATAATCTATTGAAACTGGTCTCTACCATAGAACCTATGCTAAAATAATTACCGTATCTACAAGCAAAGGAGATTGTAACCTTGTCGAATCCAGTATACGGGAAAAAGGCCTCAGCGTCGAGAAATGGAGAGAAATTATCGGTTGCTGCATGGCTGTTAAAGATTGGTATTGTATTTCTGATGATCTGGGCGCCCTTTCAGGCCGGCTTATTCAACGGCCTCATTCTACAATTTGAGAAGCCCATCTACTGGTCTGTCATTATCGGCAGCTTCCTGCTGCTGATCTGGCTTGCCGCTTACTACAAAAATATTAAACTGGACGATCAGCGCAGTTGGACAGCCGCCTTTGTGCTGCTTGTGCCTATCACGTACCTGCTCTCGCTCCTATCAGCGGCTTCCCACTATTTTGCAATGAACATGGTACTTATCCAGTGCCTGTACGCCATCCTATTTATTATAGGCCTATATTTGCTGCAAAATAAACAAGGCAACCGCTTTGTCGAAATAACGACAATTACTGCCGCTTACATCATCGTTATGTTCGGTTTGCTGAATTGGCTTGGCCAAGGCAGAACCGTGTCAGCGCTCGTCGGGTGGTTTTCGAGCACGGTATATAATGGAGTGTATAACCAGGCTGTCTGGATTGACGCTAACGGTCCGCGGCTGGCATCGGTGTTCCAATATCCGAACACATATGCCGCCTTCCTGATGGCTTTCTTCTTTGTTGCGGTGTTCGCCATTACGCGTTCCCGGAAATGGTATGAGCAAGCGATCCATGGCTTCATGCTCGTACCGATGGCGCTTTCCATCCTGCTGACTCTATCACGCGGTGGTTTAGTTTTCCTTCCGGTCGTATTTATCGTACTTCTGCTATTCTTAAAACCGGCAAAGCAGGTTCTTTGGATTCTGTACTGTTTGATTTCCGGTATCGGCACACTGCTAATTGCGAAACCTGTAACTGAGTTAGGACAGCAATTTCACCAAGGTCTCATCCAGGATCCAGCCAAAGGCTGGGGTTACGTGTTGGCTGCATCCGTTATCGTTGCAGCTCTTGCCTGGCTGATCCAGCGTTTCCTGGCTCCTAAGCTGGAACAGCGCCTGAGCGGCTTGTCTGTGCGCAAGCTGTCTAACCTATGGCTGCCGATCGGCTCCATCGTAGCGGTTGTCATTATTGCAGCAGTTTTCCTTGGAACAAATGCCAAGCATCTATTGCCAGGTAATATCGGCGAGCGCCTCGAGAACATCAACTTCCAGCAGCACAGTGTGCTCGAGCGTCTAACCTTCTATAAAGATGCCCTTAAAGTCATGAAGGACTATCCCGTCATCGGTGCGGGCGGTGGTGCATGGGCTGCTCTATATGAAAAATACCAGAACAACCCTTATCTTAGCCGGCAGGCGCACAGCTTTGTTATGCAGTATTTAGTCGAAGTCGGGATTTTGGGCTTTGCGGTATTTATGGCTTTCATTCTGTTTATTTTCTACAAATATATTAAAGGTTATATTCGTTCATCAGAAGAACAGCGCGAATCTCATTTCATTTACTTCATCCTCGTATTCTCGTTGTTCATTCACAGCTTGATGGACTTCAATATGAGCTACATTTATATCGGTATTATCGTATTCCTGGGATTGGCCGGCATGGCGGCAGCGATGGATAATGAGCCCGTGAAGCGCCTAGCCTTGAAACCATCCGCAGCTCGCGGGTTGTATAGCGCAGTGGCGGTCATTGCTTCACTCGTACTCATCTTTACCTCGATTCGCTACATCCAAGCCAATGATGAAGTAACTAGAGGACGAGAACTCATGGGCACAAGCTCCGACTTCCAGGAGATCCAAGCACCGCTGGATCGTGCGCTTCAGAAACGTGCCCACCAGCCTGATGCTGTACTAAATATGTCCGTGCTTCTGAAAGCAGGATATGAACAGACACAGAATGAGACTTTCTATACGGCAAGCTATGATCTGTTAACGAATGCCTTGAAAAAGGAACCATTTAATAAGAACATCTATAACCAGCTTATCGCCCTGCACCAGCTAAAAGGAGAAGACGAGCAGGCGTATGCTATATATAGAGACAACGCAGACAAGTATGCCTGGGACATGAATTGGTATGATCAACTGATCTATCAATCCTATGAGCTCGGTTATCAGGCACTTGGCCAGGCTAATATCGCCGAAAAAGAGCAGTACTTCAAAACCGGGCTGAATGCTTACCAGCATGTGGTTGAGGGAGTCGAGCATTTAAAAACCCTCCCTCCGGGACAATTCCAAGGCGGAGAGTTCTACATCACACCGCAGATGACGTTAAGTGCCGGTAAAATGCAGTTTATGATGAATGAACCGGAGCAGGCAGCTGCTGTTCTGAAAAATGGCCTGACGGGAGACTTGCATGATTCAACCATGCAAGAAATCGCTGTCTGGTATTTGGCTGCATTGCAGAAAACCGGAGCAAGCGATCAGGCCGTTTACGACCAATTGATTCAAATTAACCCATCTGAACAGGAAACCATTACTCAGCTCGCAAAACTGCAATTCTAGGCATAAGAAAAACGACTATCGTCGTGATGGTTCAGCTTCATTGAAATTTTTATCAATTCTCTAATCTTAAGAAAAACGGCTTCTCGTTTAACGAGAGGCCGTTTTTGTTTGTTGGTTTCGGTCGATGATCTGCGCCATGTACTCCAGCAGCTGATCTCTCAACTCTTCGCTCTGCAAGGCATAGTGTATCGTCGTTTCAATGAATCCTAGCTTCTCGCCCACATCATGGCGGATTCCCTCAAAATTATAAGCAATGATTTGCTCATATTCTTTAAGCCTGGATATGGCGTCCGTTAACTGAATTTCGCCGCCTACGCCGACACGCTGCTCCTCCAATATGCCAAAGATAGCAGGGGTTAAAATATATCTTCCCATAATCGCCAAATTGGACGGCGACTTCTCCATTTCCGGCTTCTCGACTAGCTGATTAGCTATGTAAACACGATCTCCGATTTCCGTGCCATCCACGATGCCGTAACGCGACACTTCGCTCCATGGCACCGGCTGAACGCCTACGATGGATGATTTCTGCTCATTATATACTTCAATCATTTGTCTTAGGCAAGGCTTCTCTGATTCGACGATATCATCCCCGAGGAGCACAGCGAACGGCTCGTCTCCAATGAACTTTCTCGCGCACCAAATCGCGTGCCCCAAGCCCTTCGGCTCCTTCTGCCTAATATAGTGGATGTCTGCCATCTCGGAGGATTTACGAACCTCCTCCAGCAGCTTCCACTTGCCTTTCTCATGCAAATTAAATTCAAGCTCGAACGAATTATCAAAATGATCCTCAATAGCACGTTTGTTCTTGCCAGTTACAATGATAATATCCTCAATTCCTGAGGCTACTGCCTCCTCAACGATATATTGAATCGTCGGTTTATCCACAATCGGCAGCATTTCTTTAGGCATTGCCTTCGTTGCCGGCAAGAAGCGCGTTCCTAATCCTGCCGCAGGTATAATGGCTTTACGTATCTTCATCCCGAATCCCCTTCTAAATAAAGACCTGAAATAACATATGCCTATTATACACAAAAAATGGGCATGTACGCGACCAAACTGTAGCAGCCTGTATTATACCCGGGTTCTTGATCCAGAAAAAAGACGGTCCCCCTCGTTAGGCGAGGATCACCGTCTGCTGCTACATTATGCTGACTTTTCTGTCCAACTGGTCCGGGGCCCAATATTCTTCAGGCCAGATGGCTGCTGCTTTATTGGCACCAGATTTTGAATATAGAGAAGCGACGAGACTGTGATGGGCATTCATTCTTTTATAGGTGATGGGAAAATAGTGCCTAGGGGGAGACGGGGACTTTGATATGAGTATAGAAACCCGAGCACCTTCCAATGCTTACGTTACTATAAACTTTTATCTAGATGAAGATAACCATAGAGTGTTTGAACCAAAAACAGATACAAAGCAACTCCTTGGTTCAGTAGTTATTTTTAATGAATCCGCTGTTGTGAGATGGTAAGAACAAATTTCAAGGGAATATTTACTGCATAATTAGATGGTCGGCATAGCATCGGCCCCCATCTTTAATCTTCCATAACATTCGTTTCCGATACGTTCAGAGATCGCATCTAAGTCAATGATCTTACCTTTGTTCACAAGTAATTTGGATATTGACTGAATGTCAGCGAAGAACACTATTTTTTATCAATGACATTGCAATGTTCTGACAATCGGAAATCGGTAGGATCATTAACTTGCATTGAATTTAAATGTTTTGTATACAACTGAGCAACATTCTCGTAAAATTCGCGGTCTTCAGGGTGGCAATTTAAAACACGTTTTGCTAATTGGCATATTTCGATTCGTAAAGATAATAATCGCTCCATATAAGATTTTTGTTGTTCCATAATCATCCTCCAATCTTGTCCTCTATCTTTTAAAGTGAAGAGTAGTTTACGTTAAACAACCACATTTTTATATTCCTCCAATAAATAAACTAAATTAAAAAATGTTTATAAAGGTTGTTTTCAAAATTTAAATTCACACTTTAATAATATGAGAACGAGAGATCAGTGAAGATCAGTACTGGATGAACTGATTACACTGACATCCACACGTCTCCAATCTCATAATAAAATTAATAGGAGGAATTGTAATGGCGGCAGGAGCTTGTTTAACAAATAAAACAGGTTTAACTGAATTTGATGGGCTTGATAGTGTTGATATTTTAGCACGACTGATTTTTTCAGAGGCTGAAGGGGAGTCTCTGACAGGGAAAAGAGGAGTTTACCATGTCGTAGTGAACCGCAAAGCTAAAAACTCAACTGAGTTCGGCGGTAATACAATATCTGGTATAGCACTTAAGAGTGGAGCTTTTGATGGCATGACAACTAATAGGGCTCGTTGTCCTGATACTGATAGCACGGCTTGGAAGGACTCGCTAAGTATTGCGACTAATGGTGGTACCAATCCTATTGGTAAATGCCTATGGTTTAATGGAAACGATACGTATGCAGCGAAATCCAAAACAGAAAATAAGGTAGAGAAATATTCCTTTAACGGAAAAGACTACACGGAAGTTGTCGAAAAAGTAGTAATTGGTGGACATACCTTCTTCCGTCTAAGTGGATATTAATAGGTAGAATACGAAGAACAAAAAAGAATCAGCATTTAAGCTGATTCTTTTTTGTTTAGTTATTAACTTCCGTAATAACTAAATCTGCAGCATTTAGATCCTGATCATATTCAATTTTTACAGTTGCCACAACTAGCGAAGGGCTTACTGCCCCTAGGAGGGTAGCAGTAATTTTATTATCCTCGATTTCATACTTGATGTGGTTAATGTAACTCACTTCATCAAACCACAAACCCGCATCTTCCTCTTTAAAAATTTTTTCTACTACCTGTTGAGAATTAGCTTGGATATGAATGTTTACTATTCCATCTGATTTTTTTATTGTTGATTTTGTATTTTGATTCGTATAAGTAAGAGGATCTTCAATGTGTAACTCTGTTAAATCTTGTGATTTTAAAACATGTAGGTCTTGTACATTTATATCACTTCCAGTATAACGGGTAGTAATGATTACAATTTCATCTGTACCATCATCATTAATATCTAGTTTTTCAACCCTTGGATAGTACGTTGCATTGTTTGATGTTTGCCAATTAAAGCTTTGGGATTTATCTCGCATTTGTACAACAACTTCATTAAAGGAACCCTCTTTCTCATTGTTCCCTAATAATATCACATCTTCTAACTTTGCTATTTCTACACCTGTACGGTTACCTTCTTCTTCAGTCTTATACATATTAGAACCATCACCAGTATTTCCGCATCCAGCCAACAAAAATACCAATATTAATAAAACAGTTCCTTTTTTCACTGCTATCCCTCCGGAAGTTGATTTTATATAACAGTCTCACATATAATATACACATTTGGAATATATTAGTTGTGCCGTCACATAAATTCCCTTGAGTTTAATATTAGTCAATCATTAGTCCCTCCCCTGAATATAGCCAAGTTTTTAAGCATATAAAAAAGGAGTCCCCCTATACCTCGAAAGTGCTGGTAACAACCCAAACACGGAGATAATTGGACGAACTCCTATACATATCACGACACGATAGCCTATTTACTTTAGATATCACGATTTATAATTACCCTGTGTTTTTTGTAGAACTATAAAGAAAGTAGAGAAATCAGGGACTTGGGTTAAGTCATAAGATAAAATTTTTTTGATAAGTGTCACCATAATTTCTTGTTCAAGATCATCTCTGTTATTATGCTCTATCTTGTTCCGCGCACTTTTTATAACTGGTAATATAATTTTTATTACTTCATATACTGCCTCACGGTCGCCCTTTTGTGCCTGGAGGACCAGATCAAATAGTTCATCCATCATTACCCTCCCCACTCACTTTTTTATGAATTACCTCAATAAGTTTTGATATGGTTTGTGTTAAAAGCTCTAGTTTTTTTTCAAAGCGAAGAAGTAAATAACCTGTTAGTACAATCGGAAATCCTACCTGACTAATAGCTGTAAATATAAAAGCTAGGGGTTGATTATTTTCCATCAGGGTCACCCCCCTTCTGGATGATGAGTCGTAATCTTCGCAGTGCTGTATTTCTAGTTTTGCACACAGCTTGCTGTGAAATACCAAATAAGCGGGAAATTTCAACATCCTTGTAGCATAAAACATAGCTGTAGGTAATAATTTGTTGTTGTTTGCTGGTGAGGAGAGAAAAAGCCTTCGATAGATGATCATTGGTTATGGAATCTGGAAAAGTAGCGAGACTGCAATTTGGTATGTCGGAAGATTGAGTTGCATGTTTGCTAAGAAGTAATTCCCCGTAAGTTACAGACGTATCCTTATCTGATATCGGACTATCAAATATAAGCAGATTTCTTTTCTTCATTTTGTGGTTTTGCCTCATATGATCAATTGCACAATAATGCACAGTAGAAACCAAGTACTTCGTAAAACGAACTCTAAAAAAATACTTACGAAATTTATCGTTTAGTTCAGGTAAATATTTTTGTTCATGGTCTACTGCTTTTAGTAAAAGAACAATGTTCTCTTCATTTTGAAAAAAACTACTGACTATACCATTTGAAAATACAGCTGCATTTTTTCGATAATAATGATCAAAAGTTCTTTTTTGAGATTTAGTTAGAATCACTCAAAACACCCCCTGAATCCCCTTTATATTACTAAAGTGTAATAAAAGAACATTAAAACAACCTGTTGAACCATTAGTCCTTTGAATTGTCATAAAGTATATAAGTGTTGTCTCTCTGCATATTACCATTATGGTAATATTTAGTCAATAATAGCCCTATTAAATTACCTTAATGGCAATTTAATAGGGCTTGAACATAAAAAACTCAAGTATTTTTAAAACTAGGTTGTGAAACGCCTTCTATAAATACCTTTCTATTATGAGAGGGAAGATTGTGGACTTGCCATGGATTGTCCTCTCTTTTCCCAAAAACATAACGAAAAGAGGTAATCGAAATGGAAGAGTATGCAAAAGTTCTGCGATGGTCAACGGATGTGGGTGTATATGGGCTAAGAACTACCATTCAGCTTCCCAAGAGCGCAACTTTCGAGAAAAATGTAGGCTTCATCAACTTCTACTTGGGTGTCTTTGGCGCAAATGTCCATTACGAATGCGGACTATCCACCAAACCCGCAGAAGCAGCAAATGACAACTGGCACTGGTTCTGGAATACCGGATTTGCCAACGATGGGGGGCCTTGGATGATAAAGGGAGGATCGGTGGTGCCGATCGAACTATCCCTGAATTGCAACGGACAGCTGGAGTTCAAGGTTGCCGGCGAGGTCGTGAAGACCTTCCTGGCTGAGGATGAACCCTTCGGTGCATTGACTACTGCCAGGCTTGTTGTTGCCGCTTGTGATCAGAAATTCGAGATTGTGCCTGACCCGCTTCCGGAATGGACGACCCGCCACGACGCCGTCGTGTGCGATTGCTTCAGCTACAAGGACAGCAGCGGCACTTGGACGACGTTGTCGGCGGCGAATTCTTCTCCGCCGGAAGCTACGATATTCTGGCCGACGGGTTATGACCATACCGGAACGCCCGCCGACTATACCACAGCCATTTCTGCAGGTAAAATCATTGCCACGCTATAATTGTAGTAGATGTTTGGGGACGCTCATCGTAAGGTAGAGACTTCGCCATCTTGTAGCAAAACTTTGCTGCTGAGCGCAAGTCGTGAAGCATGAGAGTGAACTTGCAAGCACCCGGGCAGGACATAGAGTTAAAGTGAGGCAGGGGCCTAGATCTGACCTAGAACTGTGGCACGAGGCGAGGCACACGTGAGACCTCGGACGTGACATTGAGACGAAGCATTGAGATACGACACCGGGGCACAACAGCAAGACGTGACTCCTAGGGAGATGCGACACCAAGGCTTAGACCCTGATGGTGACC
This window harbors:
- a CDS encoding O-antigen ligase family protein, giving the protein MSNPVYGKKASASRNGEKLSVAAWLLKIGIVFLMIWAPFQAGLFNGLILQFEKPIYWSVIIGSFLLLIWLAAYYKNIKLDDQRSWTAAFVLLVPITYLLSLLSAASHYFAMNMVLIQCLYAILFIIGLYLLQNKQGNRFVEITTITAAYIIVMFGLLNWLGQGRTVSALVGWFSSTVYNGVYNQAVWIDANGPRLASVFQYPNTYAAFLMAFFFVAVFAITRSRKWYEQAIHGFMLVPMALSILLTLSRGGLVFLPVVFIVLLLFLKPAKQVLWILYCLISGIGTLLIAKPVTELGQQFHQGLIQDPAKGWGYVLAASVIVAALAWLIQRFLAPKLEQRLSGLSVRKLSNLWLPIGSIVAVVIIAAVFLGTNAKHLLPGNIGERLENINFQQHSVLERLTFYKDALKVMKDYPVIGAGGGAWAALYEKYQNNPYLSRQAHSFVMQYLVEVGILGFAVFMAFILFIFYKYIKGYIRSSEEQRESHFIYFILVFSLFIHSLMDFNMSYIYIGIIVFLGLAGMAAAMDNEPVKRLALKPSAARGLYSAVAVIASLVLIFTSIRYIQANDEVTRGRELMGTSSDFQEIQAPLDRALQKRAHQPDAVLNMSVLLKAGYEQTQNETFYTASYDLLTNALKKEPFNKNIYNQLIALHQLKGEDEQAYAIYRDNADKYAWDMNWYDQLIYQSYELGYQALGQANIAEKEQYFKTGLNAYQHVVEGVEHLKTLPPGQFQGGEFYITPQMTLSAGKMQFMMNEPEQAAAVLKNGLTGDLHDSTMQEIAVWYLAALQKTGASDQAVYDQLIQINPSEQETITQLAKLQF
- the galU gene encoding UTP--glucose-1-phosphate uridylyltransferase GalU, whose product is MKIRKAIIPAAGLGTRFLPATKAMPKEMLPIVDKPTIQYIVEEAVASGIEDIIIVTGKNKRAIEDHFDNSFELEFNLHEKGKWKLLEEVRKSSEMADIHYIRQKEPKGLGHAIWCARKFIGDEPFAVLLGDDIVESEKPCLRQMIEVYNEQKSSIVGVQPVPWSEVSRYGIVDGTEIGDRVYIANQLVEKPEMEKSPSNLAIMGRYILTPAIFGILEEQRVGVGGEIQLTDAISRLKEYEQIIAYNFEGIRHDVGEKLGFIETTIHYALQSEELRDQLLEYMAQIIDRNQQTKTASR
- a CDS encoding cell wall hydrolase, translated to MAAGACLTNKTGLTEFDGLDSVDILARLIFSEAEGESLTGKRGVYHVVVNRKAKNSTEFGGNTISGIALKSGAFDGMTTNRARCPDTDSTAWKDSLSIATNGGTNPIGKCLWFNGNDTYAAKSKTENKVEKYSFNGKDYTEVVEKVVIGGHTFFRLSGY
- a CDS encoding helix-turn-helix domain-containing protein, coding for MMDELFDLVLQAQKGDREAVYEVIKIILPVIKSARNKIEHNNRDDLEQEIMVTLIKKILSYDLTQVPDFSTFFIVLQKTQGNYKS
- a CDS encoding YvrJ family protein: MENNQPLAFIFTAISQVGFPIVLTGYLLLRFEKKLELLTQTISKLIEVIHKKVSGEGNDG
- a CDS encoding sigma-70 family RNA polymerase sigma factor translates to MILTKSQKRTFDHYYRKNAAVFSNGIVSSFFQNEENIVLLLKAVDHEQKYLPELNDKFRKYFFRVRFTKYLVSTVHYCAIDHMRQNHKMKKRNLLIFDSPISDKDTSVTYGELLLSKHATQSSDIPNCSLATFPDSITNDHLSKAFSLLTSKQQQIITYSYVLCYKDVEISRLFGISQQAVCKTRNTALRRLRLIIQKGGDPDGK